CATAGGCTCGCCGGACATTGTTCCCTTGTTGTCGGCATGGCCAACGTATTATGTGTTTGGCAACGTGGATGGCGGCAGCCAGACTGTGGAGTTGCGGAAGGCGATTGAGCGGGCGGGACAAACGTGCCTGGGACGAATAGGTTCGCTGGAATTGGGTGGAGTAAAAATTGCCGTGTTGCACGGCGATGATGGACGGCTGTTAGATCAAACGATTGCCGAAGGCGGGCACGGTTTGGTGTGTCACGGCCACACGCACGTGCCGCGATGGGAGAAGATAGGCCAGACGATGGTGCTCAATCCTGGGGCGCTATATCGGGCCGATCCGCACACGATTGCCGTGGTGGAACTGCCGCAACTTAGAGCGGAGATTATTGCGGTGTGAGGCGCGATGGCTTGTGGGACATCACCGGGACTCAGAC
The window above is part of the Pirellulales bacterium genome. Proteins encoded here:
- a CDS encoding YfcE family phosphodiesterase, with the protein product MLLGVISDTHGHAANTRRAVQMLESLGVEAVLHCGDIGSPDIVPLLSAWPTYYVFGNVDGGSQTVELRKAIERAGQTCLGRIGSLELGGVKIAVLHGDDGRLLDQTIAEGGHGLVCHGHTHVPRWEKIGQTMVLNPGALYRADPHTIAVVELPQLRAEIIAV